One region of Triticum aestivum cultivar Chinese Spring chromosome 6B, IWGSC CS RefSeq v2.1, whole genome shotgun sequence genomic DNA includes:
- the LOC123133663 gene encoding tyrosine N-monooxygenase-like gives MLACCCFVSQLLIVITLIHLNMTKSKVRSGTCSSAMVPLPLPPGPWSWPLVGSLPEMVLNKPAFRWIHRVMKDMGTDIACFRLGGVHVVPITCPKIAREVLKKQDKNFLSRPLTLASDAISCGYKDAVLTPFGEQWMKMRKVLTSEIICPSRHKWLHDKRADEADNLTRYIYNLTAEGSSSTSGLGANVDVRHVTQHYCGNVIRRLVFGQRYFGEPQPDGGPGPMEVEHMDASFTLLGLLFSFCVSDYLPCLLGLDLDGHEKIIKEANTKVDRLHNKVIEERWRQWNNGERQDGVQDFLDVLITLADGDGKPLLSIDEVKAQCKDIILAAIDNPSNAVEWALAEMVNNPELLAKAVEEMDQVVGRERLVQESDIMQLNYLKACIREAFRLHPVAPFNVPHVAIADTIVAGYRVPKGSHVILSRLALGQNPTVWDEPLHFKPERHMGDNINVVLTESELRFISFSTGRRGCIAASLGTTMSVMLFGRLLHGFTWTKPAGVSAINLRESKNDLFIEKPLVLHAEPRLAAHLYPLMHR, from the exons ATGCTGGCTTGCTGCTGCTTTGTGTCCCAGCTGCTCATTGTAATAACGCTCATACACCTTAACATGACCAAGAGCAAGGTCCGCAGTGGCACGTGCTCATCGGCGATGGTCCCGCTTCCGCTTCCGCCGGGACCATGGTCGTGGCCACTGGTGGGTAGCCTGCCCGAGATGGTGCTCAATAAGCCGGCGTTCCGTTGGATCCATCGCGTGATGAAGGATATGGGCACCGACATCGCTTGCTTCCGCCTCGGCGGCGTCCACGTCGTCCCGATCACATGTCCCAAGATCGCAAGGGAGGTGCTCAAGAAGCAGGACAAGAACTTCTTGTCCCGCCCACTCACCTTGGCCTCCGATGCCATCAGCTGTGGGTACAAGGACGCCGTGCTCACGCCGTTTGGCGAGCAGTGGATGAAGATGCGCAAGGTGCTCACCTCTGAGATCATCTGCCCCTCCCGCCACAAGTGGCTCCATGACAAGCGCGCCGACGAAGCTGACAACTTGACGCGCTACATCTACAACCTCACCGCCGAGGGGTCATCTTCAACGTCGGGACTAGGCGCCAACGTCGATGTCAGGCACGTCACGCAGCATTACTGCGGCAACGTCATCCGCCGGCTTGTCTTCGGCCAACGGTACTTCGGGGAGCCTCAGCCGGACGGCGGGCCGGGGCCGATGGAGGTGGAGCACATGGACGCTTCCTTCACCCTCCTAGGGCTCCTCTTCTCCTTCTGCGTCAGTGACTACCTCCCGTGTCTACTTGGCCTAGACCTCGACGGCCACGAGAAAATTATTAAGGAGGCCAACACAAAAGTGGACAGACTGCACAACAAGGTCATTGAAGAGCGTTGGAGGCAGTGGAACAACGGCGAGAGGCAGGACGGGGTCCAGGACTTCCTTGACGTTCTCATCACGCTCGCCGATGGTGACGGCAAGCCGTTACTCAGCATCGATGAGGTCAAAGCACAGTGCAAG GACATAATATTAGCGGCCATAGATAACCCATCAAACGCAGTGGAGTGGGCGCTGGCGGAGATGGTGAACAACCCAGAATTGCTGGCCAAAGCGGTGGAGGAGATGGACCAGGTGGTCGGTCGTGAGCGGCTGGTGCAAGAGTCGGACATCATGCAGCTCAACTATCTCAAGGCGTGCATACGTGAGGCATTTCGCCTCCACCCAGTCGCTCCCTTCAACGTGCCGCACGTCGCAATTGCCGACACCATTGTTGCGGGCTACCGCGTGCCCAAGGGTAGCCACGTCATCCTTAGCCGGTTGGCCCTGGGCCAGAACCCCACCGTCTGGGATGAGCCACTCCACTTCAAGCCAGAGCGCCATATGGGAGACAACATCAATGTGGTGCTTACTGAGAGCGAATTGCGGTTCATCTCCTTTAGCACCGGACGGCGGGGATGCATCGCGGCATCACTAGGAACAACCATGAGTGTCATGCTCTTCGGCAGGCTCCTGCATGGCTTCACCTGGACCAAACCGGCTGGGGTGTCGGCCATCAATCTCCGCGAGTCCAAGAACGACCTCTTCATAGAGAAACCACTAGTGCTACATGCTGAGCCACGTCTTGCAGCACACCTCTACCCTCTCATGCACCGTTGA